Within the uncultured Draconibacterium sp. genome, the region CAATCCAAACAGTAGGAACAAATAGTGTTGTAACATTCAAAGCAGAAGCTAATGAAGGTGGAGATCGTGAAACTACACTTACATTCAGCACTACTGACGGAACTAAAAACTATACATCTCAAACATCGCTTAGTCAGAAAGGAGCCATTTTAGAGGTATCTATCGCAGAATTCCTTGCAGCAGAAGTTGGTAACACACAATATCGTTTAACCGGTGTTGTTTCCAGGATTTCCGATGCTACATCAGGCAAATTATACTTGAGCGATTTTTCCGGGGAAACCTATGTTTATAAAATTCAGGATTTTGATCAGGAAAGTGTAAAAGAAGGCGACATTATAACAATTGTAGGAAAACGTGCTGCTTACAACGGATCTCCACAAGTAAGTGGCTCTGTTCTGGAAAACGTTATACCTGTAACTCCTGTTACTATCGCAGAGTTTCTTGCTAAACCTGAGGATTCCAATACATACTATATGATAACCGGCCAAATTTCAGACATTGATTATGCACCATATGGTAATCTCTATTTGAATGATGGCGAAACTGAAGTTTATGTATATGGCTGCTACCCGGGTTGGGGAGCAACAGGAGACGACAGAAAAGGTTTGTTAGAAGACAAAGGTATTGTAGTTGGAGATACACTATCAGTAATTGGTATAAGAACCAGCTATGAAGGACAAGATCAACTTGGATATGGTATCTATTTCAGCCATGAAAGTGCAGAATAGAATCTAATATTCTATCTTAACTCAATATAAAGAAAGCCGCTTTTATGCGGCTTTTTTTATGCTTCAAAACCAAACATTTAACTGATATCACTGTTTTTTATACAGGAATTTATATTTTTGCGCCCTGTTTATTCAGAACAAAAGAGATGGAACAGCTTCAGATAAATAAAATGTTGGAAGAGAAGGGTTATATTGAGGAGACAATTAATCCAAGCCTAAAACTGGTGGAAGAAATTAAACGCCTGAAAAAGGAAAAGAATGCTGTAATACTCAGCCACTTTTACGTTGAGGGCGAGCTACAGGACATTGCAGATTACGTTGGCGATAGTCTGGGTTTGGCACAGGCAGCGGCAAAAGTAGATGCCGACATAATTGTTTTTGTGGGCGTACACTTTATGGCCGAAACAGCCAAGATCATCAATCCCGATAAAAAAGTGATCCTTCCTGACCTAAAGGCAAGCTGTTCATTGGCAGAGTCGGCACCAGCAGAAGAATTTGCTGCATTTAAAGCCAAATATCCCGGACATAAGGTAATTACCTACGTTAATGCAACGGCGGCACTTAAAACCATGTCCGACATTGTTTGTACATCGGCCAATGCCCAAAAGATTGTCGACAGTTTCCCTAAAGATGAGAAGCTGATTTTTGCGCCGGACAAAAACCTTGGAAACTACATTAACAGCATAACCGACCGCAGCATGGTACTGTGGGATGGTGCCTGCATGGTTCACGAGCAATATTCGGTAGAGAAGATTGTTGACCTGATGGACGCGCATCCTGATGCCGAGTTTATCGCTCACCCTGAGTGTGAGAAACCGGTATTACTGCTGGCAAAACACATTGGATCAACAACTGCACTGTTAAACTACGTGCAGAGCAGCGATGCAAAGAAATTTATTGTAGCAACCGAAAGCGGTATTCTACACCAAATGACCAAAGCTTGCCCGGATAAGATATTTATTCCGGCGCCGTCAAACGATTCAACTTGCGCCTGCAACGATTGCGAGTACATGAAGCTAAACAGTCTGCAAAAGCTGTACATCTGTTTAAAACACGAACAGCCGGAGGTTACACTTCCACAAGATGTAATTGAAAAAGCCCGCATCCCGATTCAGCGGATGTTGGAAATATCGAAATAGTTTTAGAATCAGCCACTAGTTACGAGATGCGAGTGGCGAGATGCTGTCATTTAGACGAGTACACGAGGAGAAATCTGTTACTGGTTTGCAGATTACAAGTTGCAGGTTTCAGATTCCAATGACCAATGACAATTGAAAAAGCCCGGTAACAATAAATTACCGGGCTTTTTTATACAGATTCCTGAATTAGTTTATTGCAACCACTGAATCGGTAGCCACTACATTCTGAACCATCAGGTTTTGCTGCGATACCTCGATGGCACGTAACAATGTTTTATCAATTTGTTTGATGATTGGATAAAACCCTTCTTCGCCAATAATATTCCGGGCAACATAGGCTTTCATTTGCGTATTAATCACCTTCCCCGACACCTTTAAACCTTCGGCATCCTTTTTCACGCCCTTTTCTTCGGCGTATGCTATAAAATCGTTAATCGCCTTGTTCTCGTCCAGATAATTCTCAAACTCATCGGCCGAAGTTAATTTTGTCAGCTCCTCGCGGTGCGAATCGGCATATGCATAAGCAAAAGAATAAATTAGTCCCTTGCGGTAAATCTGGTTGAAATACTCCGAATTTCCTGTGGTATCAACCGGAACAAAGAAGTCGGGCATAATACCACCGCCACCATAAACAACGCGTCCACCCTTGGTTTCGTAGCGCAACGAATCAACAAAGTGAATACTGTCGGCAACCAGCTGCTCCATATTGTGAAAACGTTCGTAAATATGGTTGTAATATTCGTCGTTACCATCATCGTACGAGCTTTGAATACAACGGCCGCTGGGCGTGTAAAAACGCGCCACAGTAAGGCGCAATGCCGAGCCGTCCATCAATGGAATTTGCTCCTGCACCAGTCCTTTTCCAAACGAACGGCGTCCAATCACAAATCCGCGGTCGTTATCTTGCATAGCGCCGGCAAAAATCTCACTTGCCGATGCTGAGAATTCATCGATCATCACATAAACGCCGATATTTGCAAAGGTTGCTTTAGCCGAAGCATTGTAGGTTTTTCGTTGCTGATGCAGGCCTTCGGTGTACAAAATCGGCTCACCTTTTTTGAGGAATTCATCCACCATTTGTAGTACGCCAACCAGTGATCCTCCGGGGTTACCGCGCAAATCTATAATTACCTTTTCGGCACCTTCGCCTTTCAGTTTCAACATTCCCTCCACAAACTCGCGGTAAGTGGTATTCGCAAAACGGCTCACTTTTATAAAACCGGTATGATTATCGATCATGTACGACACATC harbors:
- the nadA gene encoding quinolinate synthase NadA — translated: MEQLQINKMLEEKGYIEETINPSLKLVEEIKRLKKEKNAVILSHFYVEGELQDIADYVGDSLGLAQAAAKVDADIIVFVGVHFMAETAKIINPDKKVILPDLKASCSLAESAPAEEFAAFKAKYPGHKVITYVNATAALKTMSDIVCTSANAQKIVDSFPKDEKLIFAPDKNLGNYINSITDRSMVLWDGACMVHEQYSVEKIVDLMDAHPDAEFIAHPECEKPVLLLAKHIGSTTALLNYVQSSDAKKFIVATESGILHQMTKACPDKIFIPAPSNDSTCACNDCEYMKLNSLQKLYICLKHEQPEVTLPQDVIEKARIPIQRMLEISK
- a CDS encoding S41 family peptidase encodes the protein MNKKTTILLPVLIAIAVAAGILIGNLLSRNATTPAFHGMGFAQPNKISTILNLVNTGYVDSVNTGDIVEQTIPEILKNLDPHTSYIPARDMQEVQEEMSGNFSGIGVQFSIQEDTVRVIEVISGGPSSQVGVMPGDRIVSVNDSVIAGVDVDNNTVLSLLRGEKNSRVRVGVIRSGFDGELEFEITRGDIPLYSVDVSYMIDNHTGFIKVSRFANTTYREFVEGMLKLKGEGAEKVIIDLRGNPGGSLVGVLQMVDEFLKKGEPILYTEGLHQQRKTYNASAKATFANIGVYVMIDEFSASASEIFAGAMQDNDRGFVIGRRSFGKGLVQEQIPLMDGSALRLTVARFYTPSGRCIQSSYDDGNDEYYNHIYERFHNMEQLVADSIHFVDSLRYETKGGRVVYGGGGIMPDFFVPVDTTGNSEYFNQIYRKGLIYSFAYAYADSHREELTKLTSADEFENYLDENKAINDFIAYAEEKGVKKDAEGLKVSGKVINTQMKAYVARNIIGEEGFYPIIKQIDKTLLRAIEVSQQNLMVQNVVATDSVVAIN